GAAGCAGGGCGATCATCACGAGGGCGAGAGCGACGAATCCCAGGGAGACATGGAAAAGGACGCCGAAGCCCGCTCCGAAGGCGACGAGCATTCCCCCCAGGTACGGCATCAGGCAGTACGCCAGGTCCAGCGTGAACAGGGTCATGTTGGTGTTCAGCCCCTGAAACTGCAGGGGCGAGGCGGTAAAGAGCAGGGCGCTCAGGAGGGGCAGGGCGATGCCCACTGACAGCCCGTACAGTCCGGCCAGGCCGTAGTAGACCGAAGGCGTAGCGGCTCGAGGGAGAGCCAGGAGGGAAAGCGCCAGGAGGATCAGCCCGGCTGTCAGCAAGTGCCGCTTGTCGAGCCGGTCGAAGAGAGTGCCACCAAGGACGCGCAAGGCGATCATTGTTATCGTGAAAATCGTGAAGAAAAGGCCTACGTCACCGGCGCGCAGTTCCAGGGACAGGTCCTTCAGGAAATAGAAGAACGTCGCGTGGGCCATGTAGACGAGGAACGTGGCGGACAGAAGCAGGAGCACCGCCGGGATCCGGAAATTTTGCCGGATCTCGGACATGGACGGGCGGCGGAGGAGCGCCCCGTCCATGCTCCGTATGGCCCCGGTCAGGTGCCGGCGCAGGAGAACGAGAAGCCCGATGGCGGCAACGGAAAAGACCGACACGCCCGCATAGAGGTCGGCTTCGCCGCGTACATGGGGCAGGAGTGCCTCGCAGAGTGGCGGGATGACGGCAAAGGGAATCATTGTCGCCACGCCGAGAATGCCGAAGCCCTGGCCGCTCCTCTCCTTCGGGATGAAGTTTACGATGAGGGCGATGGCGGCCGACGTGAGAAGCATGAAGGTCGCACCGTGAACGATCCTGAGGACGATCATGGCCGGGACCGTGACGACCCAGAGGTAGGAGCAGGAGCACAGGATCAGGAGGACCAGCGAAGCCGTCAGGACGGAATACGAGTTGCGCACGTGAAGCCAGGGAAGGACGGCCAGCCGCAGGATGAAGGCCGCCATTGGCTCCAGGCCGACCAGGAAGCCTCTCCAGATGACGGGGATGTCGATGGTTCCCAGGTAGTGGTAAAAGCCGTAGAAGACGCTGACATTGCCGAAGGCCGTCATGACAACCAGGCAGAGCGATAGGAACTCGAAGGTCCAGAGTTTCGGTGTGTTCGTGGAGTTGCCCAAGAATCGAACCTCTTGCCTCTGCCGGCCGCGCCCCCGCGGCTGGACAGTTTTTCCGGGGCGCGGGGGCTGTCGCGGGGGCGTGCCGCCGTCGCGGCCGCTTTTCCGCACGGGCTGTTGAAAAACACCCGTCCGCGGCGTTTCCCTCCTCCTTCGCCATTCGACGTACCGAAAAGGGTACGACTCATGGCTCAGGATTTCGGGGGCCTTGCATCCAGGCGTTTTTGAACAGCCCGCTACAGGCTTTCGGTAGGGATGTTCCTATTGCTCCTCTGGAACCCCCCGGCCGCGCCCCCGTGAACGGCGGCCTTTTCCGGGACACGCGGGGGCTGTCACGGGGCATGCCTCCGTGCATGGCTCGCCGCCGGCGGGAACATCCTCAGGGCAGGGGCGGGAATACCTTTCCCGGGTTCAGGATGCCCTGCGGGTCGAAGAGCGATTTGATGCCCCGCTGCAGGCGGATGCTCTCGGGAGAGAGCTCCAGGGGCAGGTACCTGCTCTTCATCATGCCGATTCCGTGCTCGCCGGAGATCGTACCGCCCATATCCAGCACGCGCTTCAGAATCTCTTCGATCCCCCGGTCGATCCGCTCCCTGGACTCCCGGGTCTCCGCCGTCATGCTCAGGTGCAGGTTCCCGTCCCCGGCGTGGCCGAAGGTGTAGATCCTCATGCCGTAGGTCTCCTCCAGGGGAGGAAGCCGTCGGACGAAGTCGGCGATGCGGCGGATGGGGACCACGATGTCTTCGTGGACATCCACCGGATAGCGCTCCTCGATGCGAAGCGACACGGCTTTTCGCACCTCCCACATGCGCTCCCGGCGCCGCGCGTCCGGTGCCAGCAGCACCTGGTCCGCCCCCGATCCAAGGCAGAGCTCCCCGATCGCCTCGATCTCCCGGGCGATGATCTCCGGGGCGCCGTCCGTCTCGATCAGAAGAAACGCGCCGGCGTCCTTCACACCCTCGAAGGGCAGGAGGTCTCCTACGAGATCGAGGCAATGCCGGTCCAGGAACTCGACGACACAGGGAATGTGGCCGGCGCCGAGAACCGCCCGGATGGCCTCCATGGCGACGGACAGGCTCGGGCAGAGGGACACCAGCGTTGTGATCGCGGGGGGGTGCGGAATCAGCTTGAGGGTAAGCTGCGTGATGACCCCCAGGGTTCCCTCGGAACCGACCAGGAGCCGGGTCAGGTCGTACCCGACCACGCCCTTGCGGGTCCGGACGCCCGTACGGATCAGCTCCCCCGTCGGCAGGACCGCCTCGAGGCCCAGGACATACTCCCGGGTGACGCC
This DNA window, taken from Syntrophales bacterium, encodes the following:
- a CDS encoding FAD-linked oxidase C-terminal domain-containing protein; this translates as MGPDFRPLSPETVARIREAVAPATVIEDPAKKEPFGRDGTLDAFAMPELVVEATSAVQISALLKLANELRFPVTPRGLGTGLAGGAVPIHGGVLLSLAKMNRILAIDRDNFIAMVEPGVLNKDLKDAAREAGLYYPPDPASYDTCSIGGNAATNAGGPSCVKYGVTREYVLGLEAVLPTGELIRTGVRTRKGVVGYDLTRLLVGSEGTLGVITQLTLKLIPHPPAITTLVSLCPSLSVAMEAIRAVLGAGHIPCVVEFLDRHCLDLVGDLLPFEGVKDAGAFLLIETDGAPEIIAREIEAIGELCLGSGADQVLLAPDARRRERMWEVRKAVSLRIEERYPVDVHEDIVVPIRRIADFVRRLPPLEETYGMRIYTFGHAGDGNLHLSMTAETRESRERIDRGIEEILKRVLDMGGTISGEHGIGMMKSRYLPLELSPESIRLQRGIKSLFDPQGILNPGKVFPPLP